The Phaseolus vulgaris cultivar G19833 chromosome 10, P. vulgaris v2.0, whole genome shotgun sequence DNA window ttgttctggattcacacaaagaattttattaaatctgaaaaagttttcaaaaactcctcttaaacaattcacccccctctcgtttaaggtcatTTATTCTAACAGTAACATCCGTGCCTTGCAAtcaatctttttattttcttttgactGCTTCTCAGACTTTTTCTTCTGCTCATGTTTCAAGCTTGATTGAATCTTGAAACCCAATCTTGACAGCTTCTTCTAATTCTTGAAAACCAAGAATGGCTTCCATCTTCACAATCCAATCATCATAATCCTTCCCATCAAACACCGGAAGACTCCCTGGAACCACACCAAATGCAGCCTGACAGTTATCACCTACAACAGTCAACATCCAATTCTTTGCTTGCAAAACAGCAGATCCTCCTCTGCTCAAAGTTCCAGCAGCAGTCTTACCCTCACTGCCAGAAAACCACACAAGTCCCCTCCCTATGCTCTTGATACCAATATGTTGGGAATTAATTGATAATTGGAATTGAAACTGAAATCTCTTTATTAGAAAAATTGTACTGATACAATACAAGCAATGCATTTATAGATGTTAAAAACATAATGAATTAAAGCATTATGATAACAGAAATATCTAACTTTGAGTTTTGGAAAATTAAAGTTAACAACCTAACGCTTTTATTTAACTTATTCCAACAAATCCTTAGTTAAGGGAGTTAagttatgtttttctttgacccatatttaaaaaaaaaaattataacttaacCCAACTCAAAGCCATAATGATCCAAAGGTTTAAACCCATATTAATACTTTATTCTTAATGTATGGTGATCTCCTctgatttttcttttcctttgttCGATGACATTTGAACTAATCTAAACATCTTAAGAGTTAAGTTTACAACTAATTGTAAGACCACGAGACTTACCAACAATTTTACAACCTCAATCCAAATGTCCAAAATGAAATTTTTATGAGCTATgcaatttaagataatattttatgataTAAAATTGTCTAATCACATAAAAATGTCTTTTCcttgttgtaattttttttcttcttaatgtGCAATGTCATATGTTCTCCATATAATTTATGTATGGATCACTATAGTAAAATAAGGATAagtctaaaataaaatataataaacataaatatttatacacAATTCATATATAATTTTCAATCTGGATAGTTTTATAACTTTGAATCTGAatagttatttaataaatttatccaTTTTTAGCAAAaccataaattttaattaaaatttattcaaaaataatatttattttgaacaaGGATGTTCCACACAATACTTCTCAAATTACAGTGGCACGCAATATATGTTATTATGAACtttctttaataataaatacattttgTCATAATATTTCAACTCATGCTAATAGCAACAATGATCATACATATGGTTTAATTTGATTAATCATAGTAGTAAATTCAcaataacaaaaatttaaatacaataaataacatgaattttttatgttacaacacaattttattttcttaaaaaaaaaactgaatgaaacctataatatgattaattattttcttaaaataaaatattttatattcagaaaaattaatgtcttaattcaaaatataacataataatttacttaaaaaataacaattacaatatataataatcaaatttactgcacattctataatttttttctctcaaataaTTTCCTTATAAAAGTACATCATTAACATTTTGTTTATCCATGTCTTAATCCAGTCTTTTTTTCTACATTTAAATCATATAATAATCTTACTCAAAATATTACATGATTTCgtacataataaaattaaatcctaataaaatcaaacatatatataatttagtgtATCAAATATTCAATGAATTTCTACActataaaatcaaaacaacccATCTAATCAAATTTAAGAGCATAACTATTAATTGATTATCAACCTTAATAACCAAAAGtttatatttatcaaaattacattccctttattaatttattaaagattatgaaaatttattcttttaaaattctaaatcatatttttcttaagaatataaaatttcaatctaAAAATTCTTCCTATGTTAACTTTCTTTACAATCCAAATCaatatttaaatacatattattattgttaaaatatctttactcattaaaaaaatattcttctcTCTAATTCTAATCATAATTATGACtccaaaacaataataatatccgaaataataataataaatattttttatattttatatcagtcttaaaacatttttatattatccAAAATACATTCCTTTTTACAAGGTTTCTCAATTCTTTTTCATTAATTGTaacaagaatataaaataattatgataaaaataataatctacTTATAAGATATATTTCTTCttcaaaaaataatgaattacataaaatatttttcatcttGGGTATCTGAACTAAAATTTCTTACAACTTCCGTCTTCATCAAAACTTACTTCATTCTCTAATTTCCTTCAACCTCctctttttatattatatttcacATGGGTGCGAATTGACATTTTTGGATAAAAGTTTGAATGCAGAGCTTTTATACATGATCCACACAGTCTATGATTTAAACAAGTTTTAGGTGTGAATTTGGTGGAATACACCAAACATGCTGCACCAAATCTATTTTAgactaaaatttaattttccTTTATTGATATTATACTGTCTAAtggattaaataaattattcttataCAAATATGAAATAATACTAATGCATTTTTGTGAGTGTAAACTTACAAATGTAGCCTAAAGGTTTTGCAAAGTGAATAgagtttttaaaaatcaaaacctACTTAAAATATAGGTTAAAGGACAATTACTTTTATAATCCTAGTTTACAAAAAACtcctatatatacatataaaagtttgcttttttaattataagttggttatattattttctatttttaaaaattatagaattagacaaaaatggtttttttgcttttaatttaatttttttttctcaaatttcaaGTACTTACCATCTTCAACTTTCTAGTATTCTTCCATGTCAACAAGATCATTCATTCAGTTGGCATATCTATTCCCATGATCCAAACCCAAATTACCTAGACCCCCATTTTACTCTGTTCCAATTTGGGTACTTCTTCCCAAACATATTCAATTGGCCATTTCCATTATCCACAAAGATTTAAGATTTGGCTTTTTACAGCATCACAGTGGAACAAGGAAGAAGTGCTCATGGCTACAATTGCAACAATGCTATCTTTTTCCCTCGCCGGTCAACCCTTTTGTTCCTTCTCAAATCCCACCCTGTCATTCTCTTTCAAAACCATCACCGTCACAAAACCAAGACCTAGAACCAGAACTAGAACAAGCTTCATATGGCTGAATCCTCAACCTCGTGGTGTTTTAGTTGAGGCAACACCGCCAAGTTCACCTCCTTCTCCTTCTCCAAGAGATGGATCCATCAAGGTGCTTGCGCTTCCTGAGAACCGTGCTGATGACATTCAAGCTGAGGCCAGAGCGTTGGCTCGTGCTGCCAATGCTTCTGTCTACTCGCCTCAGCTTGTGGCCTCCAAATATGGCTCTCAACCCATCAAGGTTTTGCACCTTTTCCTTTTCTGCTTCTCCTAAAGTTTGAGTCTTTTTGGGATTATCTTTTGTGGGTGTGGGTGTATTTTGTGAATTGATTTTACCCTTTTTCTTGGTAGGTGGTGGGAAGGGCCCTTCAGGTTCTGACTGCGGTGGGCTTGTTTGGGTTGAAGCTTTTGGTTGACCAGAAAAGTGGGGCGCTTGATCGGAATAAAAGGATTCGTGCAATTGAACTTAGGGACACATTCACACGGCTGGGACCAACTTTTGTCAAATTGGGTCAGGGGTTGTCTACCAGGCCTGATATATGTCCACCTGAGTATCTGGAGGAGCTCTCTGAACTtcaagtattgaattttgtgtactctttcagctctttatttGATTGGGGTGGTGTAGCCTGTTAGGTTTTTCTAGTCAAACATGTTCTAGGGATTGAGTAACTTGGCCTTCAGTGAGAATTTTGATTGGTTCAGTGATTATGTCCATATGCAACATAGGAGAATTTTCACTATTTCATTTGTTATGGTCTCTGCAAATTTGTTCTTTAACCCCCACTGACTGACATTTTGTGATTCATGTAATTGATCTCATTTAGTGAGATAAGACTTTTATTGTATATGTTCTTATATTAACAATGGACAATGTTGATGATATCCAAAGAAATTTTTTCACTAATGTAGTGGAGACTTTAGTAGTAGTGAGTTGTGGTCTTTatacatttgtttgtgttgtgaAGATGTTTATGAATGAACTGGTTACTTAGGTTGTCTTGATTATTTCTGTGCTTTACCAGGATGGATTGCCAACATTTCCTGATGAGCAGGCCTTTGAATGCATTGAGAGGGAACTAGGACTATCTATTGACTCTATCTTCTCTTCTATATCTCCGAGGGCTGTAGCAGCAGCCAGTTTGGGTCAAGTTTATAAAGGCCAGTTGAAGTACTCTGGAAAACTTGTTGCTGTTAAGGTGCAACGCCCTGACATTGAAGAAGCTATAGGATTGGACTTCTACCTAATTAGAGGTCTAGGGTTTCTTGTAAATAAATATGTGGATTTTATCACCAGTGATGTTGTTGGACTTATTGATGAATTTGCACGTAGAGTTTTTCAAGAGCTCAACTATGTGCAGGTTATTTCTTCTGCCAATACCAAACTTTGTATTTTAGTTGAATCCAGGCATGCATGATTCATCTGTTACCAATTTttgaatcttattttttttttctccatgaACATGGTTTTAAGAGTTGTGGTCACAGTCTTGGTTGCTGTTTTGTTGCAATCCTTATTGACTCGGTAATTGCAGTCACGGTGACTCCAAAAACCCTGACACCATGGCCAAAATCATGGCTGCGGACCTTTTTAAATcttgtttatgaaaataaaaacaaaaataaatattgaaccTTTAGCAATTCCCAAAATTTAGGCAAAAGGCAAGCATATAACCATTGTATCTTTTTCCAATTGTAATTCAAATCTTCCCTAGGGtgatatatatgtgtgtgtgtgtcatGTATAAATTATGTAAGATATTTGTTGGGATTGAATGTTAATTTTGACAGGTTCCTGCAGGAGGGACAAAATGCAAGGAGATTCAAAAAATTGTATGCTGACAAGGAAAATATCTTTGTTCCCGATGTTTTCTGGGACTATACAAGTGTTAAAGTTCTGACAATGGAGTGGGTTGATGGAGTAAAACTAAGTGAGCAAGAAGCAATTGAGAAACAAGGATTAAAAGTCTTGGATCTGGTAAACGCAGGCATACAGTGCAGTCTCAGACAGTTACTTGAGTATGGATATTTTCATGCAGATCCTCACCCTGGGAATCTTTTGGCAACACCTGAGGGTAAACTTGCCTTTCTTGATTTCGGCATGATGAGTGAGACTCCAGAAGAAGCAAGATATGCCATAATTGGTCATGTTGTTCACTTGGTTAACCGAGACTATGAGGCCATGGCCCGAGATTACTATGATCTTGATTTTTTATCAAGGGATGTTGATGTATCTCCAATTGTGCCAGCacttagaaacttttttgaTGATGCACTTAGTTATACTGTGAGTGAGCTCAACTTCAAGACACTAGTAGATGGTCTGGGAAATGTTTTGTATCAGTATCCATTTAATGGTGAGATAGACTATGCTTATCAGTGAGTTTCATTTCCTATAATTTATTTCCAATATTAGAGGAGTGACTTATAAATCCTAAATTTCTCTTGGATTCTGTTTTGCTGACTTTTGTTTTTCTGTTCTTTTCCTCTTCTGTGGACAGTTCCTGCATACTACGCATTAATATTAAGGTCTCTCACAGTTTTAGAAGGTTTAGCATTGTATGCTGATCCCAATTTTAAGGTACTTGCTGCATCATATCCATATTTTGCTAAAAGGCTCCTAACAGATCCAAATCCATATCTAAGAGATGCTCTTATTGAGTTGCTTTTCAAGGATGGGAAGTTCAGGTTTGAAATATGCTACTATCTTAAATCCATTGTGATTTCAACTTGGTGCTGTAGAACAATTTATATTTACTGCAATTAAATATTCATCAATCTGGTCTGATGCAGATGGAATAGACTTGAAAACCTGCTAACCCAGGGGAGAAAGGATAGAGATTTCTCTGCTAAGGAGGCTTTACAACCTGTCCTGAAGGTATTATTGAGTGCAGATGGTGAAGACCTGAGGAATCTAGTTATAAAAGAGGCTGCTCGAGTATCAGAAGCTTTTACCCTCGGCACAATGTCAGAAACATATCGATATATTCCTGACTTTGTTAGGACCCTTGTCTTCAATGGCAATGCAACCGGACCCTTTATGATGTCAGAAACTGAAATGCAAAACATGATAGAGCTTAGGGATCAAGTTCTTAGAATATGGGGACTTCTTCAATCCTCTCATGATTTTGATCCAGCTATTTTACTGCCCATACTACAGGTAAGACTATCATTTGTAATTGCAGCATCattcaaatccaaataaatattattttgtctGCATATTTTGCTCTATTTATGTTGGTTATTACTTAGTTGTGACTCgaaaaatctttattatcatACATGTTAGGCATCTTTGAgcaaaaataaactaatttggAAGAATGCTACAGAAGTCCAAAATTGGTGATTATTGTTAATGATATTCTGTTGACAGCAGTTTGTAAGTATCATTGCATACTAAATCAGAAGGGAGTTTGTGGAACATTTCAATCTAGGAACTTCTAAAGATCTTATAAGACGTGACCATGAAACTAAAATATAGCAAGCAATTATGCAGTCATCAATCTAACATTAAAACATAGGAAATTATATTAAGAGCTAAGATGAACTTGAAAAGTGAACTATATAGTTCTTTTATATAGTAGAGTTAGCTTTCGAAATTTACATTAACATATTACTTTCTTGTAAAGTATTTAGTGGGATAGGGTCGAACCTTTTCAGCCTTATACTATATAAAAACTTTCTATTCAAAATTGTATCATGTGAACAGGTCCTTGAGCAACCTGAGGCACGCAGACTAGGGGGGCGTGTTGTCGGTGGAATCACTCAACGTCTTGCAGCACGCTTTCTTCAGCAAATACTCAGAGTTCCATCAACAGCTTCAGAATAGATTTTGCAGCACTGTAAATGCTAGATAAGGCATGCATATTACACAATCCCCCCCATGAAGTTTGAATTACTATTGTGGTGCTCCTTTTGAGCATCTAGTAACTTGTTTTATTTTCATAGTGTGCTGTGACAGTATAGTCCATTCTTGTTGATTGACTGGACCACATGCCACACAGTGATCTTCTGTCCTCTTCTACTAATATTTttggtttctttctttttttctacaGGTTATTGTGGACAGGGAAGATAGAAGTCGCATTCCTTACACAAGAAAATAGAAGTGAGATATTGATTCTTGCGAAAATTATTTGGTTCTCCAATTTTGTCCAAAAAACTGTATATATGATGTGCTCATCATTAATAATACTGGGTTATCATGGTCACAAACAAGAGATCACCATTTTATTATGATAGTAATTGGCGTACCATTACTCTCACATACACATGTTGcagtttatttttaatatggCACACTCATATTTTTCTTGCATGGAATCATGTTAGTGACTTGCTTTTCAGTTTCGTCAGCCAGTGACTTGTGCAGGAATTGATGCAATGAGAAAATAAAGTACTGGTGCATGTGCttaatcataatttaaaatgtgAATTTTCTAATCAATGATGCTAACTGTAATATGTTTATAAAGTGCACTTCTTACTGTAAAGAAGTCAAATTTGGATGAAATAGTATCTGCAACTTGCCCATGATAAAATTTGTGTTAATGAATGAGTAGTTATTATCACATCAGCTGGAAATTGTCAGAATATTTTTTGACTACTCAGTGTGTGTATGGCAAGTACATAGATTCTGAAGAACTTTTGGTGCAAGTGTTGTGTCTGTTTCACCACAGAATATGATCAGAATGTACATTTGAGATTTTAACAGCCCATTTTCATCTAAAgattttatttcaataactACGTGAGTGCTTGATTTTTCATTCTCAAacaagaattattttttaacttttatatgcGTGAGTTATTTTCAATCAACCATTGATTGAGTGGaaatataaaacagaatttTCATTTGAGGGAATATGTTTATGTCAAGTTGTCGTCATCAATTcagtttgaaattttatttctttactaAGTTACATCAAAATTTAAACTCATTTTCTTATCAAAATTATATGTACAAAATcaagattatttaaaatttagtttgtAAAATTTCACTGAAATATATAGACTAAATATATATAGACTAAGATCTGAGATATAACTGAAGTACCTTATATTTGGGTCTTCTTACTTCATGATATGAATGGaattttctataattatttatagaaaagagaaataaaacaGTAACAATAGTTTTTTGAGCGTTAAATAGCTTATGTAGtagttaaaaataagaatatggAAAATTATGAGagaattttcataaattaacgCATCATGAAAAATATGTACCTATATTTTCCAACTTTTGTCATATTAACTACACCTATTTCTTACTATTGTGCAATTGAAGAAGAGGCAAAGGCAATGTAATGCTGTGAGATGATgactctctcttcttcttcttcttccgaAAGAGTGCTGGGCGATGGCAGCTGCAGTGGTGGAGTGATGCACCTAAAGAGGGTTTGCAGTTTTGTTGGTTGTAACATAGGGGTGCATTTAGTAATCATGGGGATACAGAAAGAAAAAACCCTTTTAACCCACCATTGTTGCATTGCAAATAGGGCTTCCTCTACCTGCACCCttacgtttttcttcctgcaccccacagTTTTGTAAAACCTAAAACTGACTTTCAttcaccttttatttgaaattggGATTTGGAAATGTGTTATGTTTCATCAATTCGAAAGTGAATCATGTTGTTTTCGGATGAGGGGTGTTCCAGAAACAAAGTTtccataaattgttgatttttaaattgttgaATCCAAAAGTCTAATTTCTTTTATGGATTAGTagatctgatttttttttcttctagttatggatttctgaatccgaaatacatattttgaattacagaTTGGTGGCTCCATAACAATTTCCAGAAACAATTATGTTTCTTTTCAAGATCTTACGCTGCTGAATAATGTTGATACTCGTATTTAACTTCTTAAGCTAATGATGATGTTATGgaagttttcttttcttgtataTTGAATATGCAAATCCACACAAAAGAAAGataagataataaaataaaactgagCAAATTAAATTTACACTCATGCAATTCTTGAGATTGGACACAATATCAAACGTTTATAGTAACTCTTCTTGGGTATTAGGGAGTATTAATGTATTTCAAA harbors:
- the LOC137818847 gene encoding protein ACTIVITY OF BC1 COMPLEX KINASE 3, chloroplastic-like → MATIATMLSFSLAGQPFCSFSNPTLSFSFKTITVTKPRPRTRTRTSFIWLNPQPRGVLVEATPPSSPPSPSPRDGSIKVLALPENRADDIQAEARALARAANASVYSPQLVASKYGSQPIKVVGRALQVLTAVGLFGLKLLVDQKSGALDRNKRIRAIELRDTFTRLGPTFVKLGQGLSTRPDICPPEYLEELSELQDGLPTFPDEQAFECIERELGLSIDSIFSSISPRAVAAASLGQVYKGQLKYSGKLVAVKVQRPDIEEAIGLDFYLIRGLGFLVNKYVDFITSDVVGLIDEFARRVFQELNYVQEGQNARRFKKLYADKENIFVPDVFWDYTSVKVLTMEWVDGVKLSEQEAIEKQGLKVLDLVNAGIQCSLRQLLEYGYFHADPHPGNLLATPEGKLAFLDFGMMSETPEEARYAIIGHVVHLVNRDYEAMARDYYDLDFLSRDVDVSPIVPALRNFFDDALSYTVSELNFKTLVDGLGNVLYQYPFNVPAYYALILRSLTVLEGLALYADPNFKVLAASYPYFAKRLLTDPNPYLRDALIELLFKDGKFRWNRLENLLTQGRKDRDFSAKEALQPVLKVLLSADGEDLRNLVIKEAARVSEAFTLGTMSETYRYIPDFVRTLVFNGNATGPFMMSETEMQNMIELRDQVLRIWGLLQSSHDFDPAILLPILQVLEQPEARRLGGRVVGGITQRLAARFLQQILRVPSTASE